From Halapricum desulfuricans, a single genomic window includes:
- a CDS encoding amidohydrolase family protein, producing MDIEGTILTGRAFEPIEGRVVIEDGEIAAVEETATDSDAIVLPAFVNAHTHIGDSIAKEAGAGLSLDELVAPPDGLKHRLLREASREETVSAMRRSLQFMEQSGTGAFIEFREGGVEGVEMLEDALEGLAIESVVLGRETVDAMHASDGFGASGARDADFDAERNATRRADKLFGIHAGERDSADINPAMDLDPDFLVHMVHPEPIHYQRLDDEATPVVVCPRSNLVTGVGVPPIRELLDRTTVALGTDNVFLNSPSMFREMEFANKLADVSARDVLGMATWAGADIVGLNAGEINEGKDARLLVLDGDSDNLAGAQDVVRAVVRRAGVDDVREVVLAAE from the coding sequence ATGGACATCGAAGGAACGATTCTGACGGGGCGGGCGTTCGAGCCGATCGAGGGCCGAGTGGTAATCGAGGACGGCGAGATCGCGGCCGTCGAGGAGACCGCCACCGACAGCGATGCGATCGTGCTGCCGGCGTTCGTCAACGCCCACACCCACATCGGCGACTCGATCGCCAAGGAGGCAGGGGCGGGACTCTCGCTGGACGAACTCGTCGCGCCCCCGGACGGGCTGAAACACCGACTCCTGCGGGAAGCCTCACGCGAGGAGACCGTCTCGGCCATGCGGCGTTCGCTGCAGTTCATGGAACAGTCGGGCACTGGCGCGTTCATCGAGTTCCGCGAGGGCGGCGTCGAGGGCGTCGAGATGCTCGAAGACGCGCTTGAGGGGCTCGCAATCGAGAGCGTCGTCCTCGGCCGCGAAACCGTCGATGCGATGCACGCGAGCGACGGGTTCGGCGCGAGCGGCGCTCGTGACGCGGATTTCGACGCCGAGCGAAACGCGACCCGGCGGGCCGACAAGCTGTTCGGCATCCACGCGGGCGAGCGCGACAGCGCCGACATCAACCCCGCGATGGACCTCGACCCGGATTTCCTCGTGCACATGGTCCATCCCGAGCCCATTCACTACCAGCGACTCGACGACGAGGCAACCCCGGTCGTCGTCTGCCCGCGCTCGAATCTCGTCACCGGGGTCGGCGTCCCGCCGATCCGCGAGTTGCTCGACCGGACGACCGTCGCGCTGGGGACCGACAACGTCTTTCTCAACAGTCCGTCGATGTTCCGCGAGATGGAGTTCGCCAACAAGCTCGCGGACGTCTCCGCTCGCGACGTGCTCGGTATGGCGACCTGGGCGGGTGCCGACATCGTCGGCCTGAACGCGGGCGAGATCAACGAGGGCAAGGACGCCCGCCTGCTCGTGCTCGACGGCGACTCGGACAACCTCGCCGGCGCGCAGGATGTCGTTCGGGCGGTCGTCCGACGGGCCGGCGTCGATGACGTGCGCGAGGTCGTGCTCGCTGCGGAGTAG
- a CDS encoding HD domain-containing protein, with protein MKTIKDSVHDYIEVEGVALDLLDTAPLQRLRHISQLGTVTLVYPSANHTRFEHSLGVYHLASRALSHLGIEGQQAERVRAAALLHDVGHGPYSHNVEDLIHRHTGKYHDEVHDLLGGGAVARILSEHGLNPDRVADMVAGEGELGQLVSGELDVDRMDYLARDAHHTGVPYGTIDHGRLVRELRFVDGDLVLAAGNVQTAESLLLARALMTPTVYNHHVARIAKAMLRRGAERLLAETAVDPERLRRMDDKDLLVALRSNDATEGYGERLSYRDLFKRAVWAEMDAVPDDLLDADHDEIRRLEDDIATEADIDPGHVILDVPEKPELKETSSRVIVGGEVRRLEEQSTLVQALRAAQYDQWRLGVYAPRDAQDRVGDAAVRVLGLDVEETLVSDVRSGIHATLDEFQ; from the coding sequence ATGAAGACGATCAAGGACAGCGTCCACGACTACATCGAGGTCGAGGGCGTCGCGCTGGACCTGCTCGACACCGCGCCGCTCCAGCGACTCCGACACATCTCTCAGTTGGGGACTGTGACGCTCGTCTACCCCTCCGCGAACCACACCCGCTTCGAGCACTCGCTGGGGGTCTACCACCTGGCCAGCCGCGCGCTCTCGCATCTCGGCATCGAGGGCCAGCAGGCCGAACGGGTCCGCGCGGCGGCTCTGCTCCACGACGTGGGTCACGGCCCGTATAGCCACAACGTCGAGGACCTCATCCATCGCCACACCGGCAAGTACCACGACGAGGTCCACGACCTGCTCGGTGGAGGTGCGGTCGCCCGGATCCTCTCCGAACACGGTCTCAATCCCGATCGAGTGGCGGATATGGTGGCCGGCGAAGGGGAACTCGGGCAACTCGTCTCCGGCGAACTGGACGTCGACCGGATGGACTACCTCGCGCGGGACGCCCACCACACCGGCGTTCCCTACGGGACGATCGACCACGGCCGGCTGGTCCGGGAGTTGCGATTCGTCGACGGTGACCTCGTGCTGGCGGCGGGCAACGTTCAGACCGCCGAGAGTCTCCTGCTCGCTCGCGCGCTGATGACGCCGACGGTGTACAACCACCACGTCGCCCGGATCGCGAAGGCGATGTTGCGACGCGGGGCCGAGCGCCTGCTCGCGGAGACGGCCGTCGATCCGGAGCGACTCCGCCGGATGGACGACAAGGACCTGCTGGTCGCGCTGCGGTCGAACGACGCGACCGAGGGCTACGGCGAGCGGCTGAGCTACCGCGACCTGTTCAAGCGCGCGGTCTGGGCGGAGATGGACGCCGTGCCCGACGATCTGCTCGATGCAGATCACGACGAGATCCGCCGGCTGGAGGACGATATCGCCACGGAGGCCGACATCGATCCCGGGCACGTGATCCTCGACGTGCCAGAGAAACCGGAGCTGAAAGAGACCTCCAGTCGGGTGATCGTCGGCGGGGAGGTCCGCCGACTCGAAGAGCAGTCGACGCTGGTGCAGGCGCTGCGGGCCGCCCAGTACGACCAGTGGCGACTCGGCGTCTACGCACCCCGGGACGCGCAGGATCGGGTCGGTGACGCCGCCGTGCGGGTGCTCGGCCTCGACGTCGAGGAGACGCTGGTCAGCGACGTCCGGTCCGGGATCCACGCGACACTGGACGAGTTCCAGTAG
- the gatD gene encoding Glu-tRNA(Gln) amidotransferase subunit GatD, which produces MQPGDRVHVDRGEQSYDGVLLPSSTDDNLVIKLDSGYNVGIDREAADVDVQEAGVYDIEGAQAEESASEISFDEDLPTISLISTGGTIASTVDYRTGAVTAQFDAEDVLRAVPELAGLANYRGRVVANILSENMTPDVWQDLAEAIHEEIQAGADGVVVMHGTDTMQFSASAMAFMLETPVPIVFTGSQRSADRPSSDNVMNAVCAVEAAKSDAAEVMICMHADASDEVCALHRGTRARKNHTSRRDAFGTVGAEPLGEVVYEDRQVSFRREYRERGEANLELAADLETEVELVKFTPGTDPAVLEAYDDKAGIVLEGTGLGHVNTDWIEYVDDLIDDGTHVVMTSQCLDGRVCDRVYDTGRDLLDAGVIEGEDMLPGTAKVKLMWALANAEDIEETMGTELAGEIQDRSVPWT; this is translated from the coding sequence ATGCAACCAGGCGACCGGGTTCACGTCGACCGCGGCGAGCAGTCCTACGACGGGGTGTTGTTGCCCTCCTCGACGGACGACAATCTCGTGATCAAACTCGACAGCGGCTACAACGTCGGGATCGACCGTGAGGCCGCCGACGTCGATGTCCAGGAAGCGGGCGTCTACGACATCGAGGGTGCACAGGCCGAGGAGAGCGCATCCGAGATCTCCTTCGACGAGGATCTCCCGACGATCTCGCTCATCTCGACCGGCGGGACGATCGCCTCGACGGTCGACTACCGCACCGGCGCTGTGACCGCACAGTTCGACGCCGAAGACGTGCTCCGTGCCGTACCCGAACTCGCGGGGCTGGCCAACTACCGCGGGCGGGTGGTCGCGAACATCCTCTCGGAGAACATGACGCCCGACGTCTGGCAGGACCTGGCCGAGGCCATCCACGAGGAGATCCAGGCGGGCGCGGACGGCGTCGTCGTCATGCACGGTACCGACACGATGCAGTTCTCCGCGAGCGCGATGGCGTTCATGCTGGAGACGCCGGTCCCGATCGTCTTCACCGGCAGCCAGCGCTCGGCCGACCGTCCCTCCTCGGACAACGTGATGAACGCCGTCTGCGCGGTCGAGGCCGCGAAAAGCGACGCCGCGGAGGTCATGATCTGCATGCACGCGGACGCGTCCGACGAGGTCTGCGCGCTCCACCGTGGGACGCGCGCCCGCAAGAACCACACCTCGCGTCGAGACGCCTTCGGAACCGTCGGCGCGGAACCGCTCGGCGAAGTCGTCTACGAGGACCGCCAGGTCTCGTTCCGCCGCGAGTACCGCGAGCGCGGCGAGGCCAATCTCGAACTGGCCGCTGATCTCGAAACCGAGGTCGAACTGGTGAAGTTCACGCCCGGGACCGATCCGGCCGTGCTCGAAGCCTACGACGACAAGGCCGGAATCGTCCTGGAGGGGACCGGACTCGGCCACGTCAACACAGACTGGATCGAGTACGTCGACGATCTCATCGACGACGGGACGCACGTCGTCATGACAAGTCAGTGTCTGGACGGACGAGTCTGTGATCGCGTCTACGATACGGGCCGCGACCTGCTCGATGCCGGCGTGATCGAAGGCGAAGACATGCTACCTGGAACGGCAAAGGTCAAACTCATGTGGGCGCTTGCCAACGCCGAAGACATCGAGGAGACGATGGGGACCGAACTCGCGGGCGAGATCCAGGACCGATCCGTTCCCTGGACGTAA
- a CDS encoding protein-tyrosine phosphatase family protein yields MAAPYRFGPAAPEESIVYGSAAPTWRADSEDPVGEWLEFVREREVERVLCLLTDAQLERTGIDLDRYRDVFGPGRVAHVPITDHQLADKATLREALAVLEQADSVGESIVVHCLAGIGRTGHVLAAWLVSARGYGPDEAITTVSKSGRTPDEAVKAGNATREGLLGLLQSVA; encoded by the coding sequence ATGGCCGCACCCTATCGGTTCGGTCCCGCCGCCCCCGAGGAATCGATCGTCTACGGCTCCGCGGCCCCGACCTGGCGTGCCGATAGCGAGGACCCGGTCGGTGAGTGGCTGGAGTTCGTCCGCGAGCGCGAGGTCGAGCGCGTCCTCTGTCTGCTGACCGATGCCCAACTAGAGCGAACGGGCATCGACCTCGATCGGTATCGGGACGTCTTCGGCCCCGGGCGCGTCGCACACGTTCCGATCACTGACCACCAACTCGCCGACAAAGCCACACTCCGGGAAGCGCTTGCGGTGCTGGAGCAGGCCGACAGTGTCGGCGAATCGATCGTCGTCCACTGTCTGGCCGGCATCGGCCGGACGGGGCACGTCCTGGCGGCCTGGCTCGTCTCCGCCCGCGGCTACGGACCGGACGAAGCGATCACGACCGTCTCGAAGAGCGGGCGGACGCCCGACGAAGCCGTCAAAGCCGGTAACGCGACCCGCGAGGGATTGCTCGGGCTGTTGCAGTCGGTCGCGTAG
- a CDS encoding antitoxin VapB family protein: protein MGTKTLTITEEAYERLRAHKRDDESFTDTILRITGDERDVMKGFGAMSDVEGFREEVERVRGELDGDLRERAER from the coding sequence ATGGGGACGAAGACGCTGACCATCACCGAAGAGGCCTACGAGCGCCTCAGGGCCCACAAGCGCGACGACGAGAGTTTTACTGACACGATACTGCGGATTACCGGCGACGAGCGTGACGTGATGAAGGGGTTCGGCGCGATGAGCGACGTCGAGGGCTTTCGCGAGGAAGTCGAACGGGTCCGGGGAGAACTGGACGGTGATCTTCGGGAGCGAGCGGAGCGATGA
- a CDS encoding twitching motility protein PilT yields MIVLDTSFLLDYLDGVDVTAEFLDEHKTEPLFAPSLALLLLLIG; encoded by the coding sequence ATGATCGTTCTCGATACGTCGTTCTTGCTGGACTACCTCGACGGCGTGGACGTGACTGCTGAGTTTCTTGACGAGCACAAAACCGAACCGCTGTTCGCGCCGTCGCTGGCCCTATTACTATTATTGATTGGTTGA
- the hpt gene encoding hypoxanthine/guanine phosphoribosyltransferase, translated as MDRLRQSMLDAPIIEKDGYHYFVHPISDGVPMLEPELLREIVIRIIRKAELEDVDKIVTPAAMGIHISTALSLMTDIPLVVIRKRKYGLEGEVSLQQVTGYSESEMYVNDVYEGDKVLVLDDVLSTGGTLAGITGALEEIGAEIVDIVAVIKKVGGENNLDDTDYDVKTLINVDVVDGEVVVEDPQGDG; from the coding sequence ATGGACCGCCTCAGGCAGTCGATGCTCGACGCGCCGATCATCGAAAAGGACGGCTACCATTACTTCGTCCACCCGATCAGCGACGGCGTCCCGATGCTCGAACCGGAACTGCTGCGCGAGATCGTCATCAGGATCATCCGCAAGGCGGAACTGGAAGACGTCGACAAGATCGTCACGCCCGCCGCGATGGGGATCCACATCTCGACGGCGCTCTCGCTGATGACCGACATCCCCCTGGTCGTCATCCGCAAGCGCAAGTACGGCCTCGAAGGGGAGGTCTCGCTCCAGCAGGTGACCGGCTACTCAGAGAGCGAGATGTACGTCAACGACGTCTACGAGGGCGACAAGGTGCTCGTGCTCGACGACGTGCTCTCGACCGGCGGGACGCTCGCCGGCATCACCGGCGCGCTCGAGGAGATCGGCGCCGAAATCGTCGACATCGTCGCCGTGATCAAGAAGGTCGGCGGCGAGAACAACCTCGACGACACCGACTACGACGTCAAGACGCTGATCAACGTCGACGTCGTCGACGGCGAAGTCGTCGTCGAGGACCCGCAGGGCGACGGATAG